The Pseudomonas pergaminensis nucleotide sequence GCCGGCCAACATCCTGGTCAAATACCGCGACCCGGACAGCCTCGCCACTCGCATCAAGCATGACCTGCGCCAGCGAGCCCCCGACACCTGGGAGGAAACCGAAGGCCTCGCCGCCAGCCTGTGCATCTCGGCCTCAACCTTGCGGCGCCGATTGGCAGAAGAAGGGCAAACCTACCAAGGCCTCAAGGACAGCGTGCGCAAGGAACTGGCCATTGTCTGGCTGGCTGAACCGCAGATCAGCTTTGCGGAGATCGCCGCGCGGCTTGGGTTCGCCGATACCAGCTCCTTTTACAAGGCCTTCCGCAAGTGGGCCGGTTCCAACCCTGGGCACTATCGCAGCTTGATTTTGGATGGCGCTGAGTGAGGCCGAGTACCACAAGGCAATGCGACTAATCCGATAGGAATCACGCACCTCCCAACGAAAGTGAAACACTCGGCAACGTGCTCAATTTGCAACCGCAATACATGGATAAACACGCCCGAATGGCTCAGGACAACTCCTACATCATGTAAAGGTAGCGGTTTACAGAATGAAGTCTCCTAAATACTGGAGTACTTATATGAGTGTGCAAACCGTTAATACTGGGGGCGTGTCGAGACCTAACTATTCTCCTAACGGCCGAGATGAAACAGTCAGGCGTGAGCTGTCTGATCCGCAGGAGACCGCCCAATCGGGTGTATCAGCTAATGAACCTGTTTCGCGAACTTCCTCTGGGGGGGTGGACGAGGCCATTAAAGCGGCAAAAATAGAGGACGATAAACTGGCCGCAACTGTAGCAGATTCGCACGTAGACATCGGATGGTGGACGTGGCCGTCGGATAAGTCATCGGTGGGTCAGTGGCTCAAACTTTACAATAAATCATGGAACTCCGAGGCGTTGCAGACCTGGGTAAAGGCGCAGAACTTAGTGCCTGACTCACTTCGTCTTCGGGGTTCCACGCTCACCGCACAAAAAAGGGTCGATGGTAAACTTACCGCCGTCAAGTTTACCCCGTCAGACAAGTCGGGTTGGTGGCCGCTAGGACGCCAAGCTATTGAGAGTGCTGCCATGCTGGACCCGCAACGTACAGGCCTGGCTGGTAATGGCAACGCTAAACTCTCACCCAAAGAGGTCATGGCATTCTACGGAGGAACCTGGCCGATCAACACTGTCGAAGCCCGCGAACTCAAGAGAGATGGTTTCCCTGCCATAAACGCTGCTGATAATCCCACACGTGGACCTATGGCTCAGCAATCAACATTGCGCCAGTATCAGGACACGGAGCAAGAATCCGCGTTGATAAAAACATTACTTGGCGCTATCAAGGATAAACCGGACGATGAAAAAATCGATTTAGGGACGATCCGGTCGGACATTGTACCGGGGTCATCACTTGCCTCTGCCAATTCGTCAAAACCCGAGCTATTGAAGAAGCTGAGGCAACTTCCCCAGATGGCTTCTATTCTGCTAGCGCACCAGGCGGATTGGTATGCTCCCACTCGCCTGGTAGATGGCCAATTGTTCATAAAGAGCCGTGGTAAATCCGGGACGTGGAAAAATGTGACCGCGCAAGTTCGAGCCAATGCCGTATTGGCCCCTCTGCTCGATAACGCTATCGAAAAGGCCAAAAGTACCGGGGGTATCATCAACTCGGGAGCAAGGGCCGACGCCGTGCAGATGCTGCGTGCTTCCGGACTTGACGACTTTCCCAGCACACCCACGGTGAAGGAACTGCGGAACCTGATCAACTGGAAACTTAATCCAATCCCACCTGGAAGTTCACTTGGCAGCTATGGCCGGGAATATCTGACGGATTCCGAAACGCCGAGCGCCGACCATCGCCACCGAGTGCGCCGTACTGCGACTGACAATGACCCGGACGCAAAGTTAACCCTATTCGATTGCTCGCCTAAACCGTGGGCCGGTAAAACCTTGGAGCAAATACGTAAGAATGCCGACAAACTCATTGCCCAGGCGTTAAGCCAAGGAGAAGGGTTGGCACGTAGCCAAACCATTCTCACCCGGTTTGACGGCGAACTCCCTTTCGCGATCGCGGACGCCACTCCCGGTGATCGACAACAGTTGCTGATGCTACGCGATATGCTTCGCGTTGATATAGACCTGGGTAAAAAACGTAATCTTATTGCGGGCTACAACCTGTATTCAGCATCGAATGCGGGGAAAAAGCTGTCTGAGGTGCGGGATGAGTTGGAAAAACACATAAGTGTCACTAAAAAGCTCCCCATGGAGCAGGCTGTACTGATGACGCATGCCTTGCTGGCGACGGTCGCTCCAGAGTTCCTGGTTAAGGGGGCTGGCGCGGAACGGGTGGGGAGTTTGACGCATGTTAACTTGCGTATTCAGACCGCCCTCGTGGAAATGGCCTCTCAAGGCAGTTCGCGGGAAATGGATGTAGCGCAAGTCAGCTCACGCAGTGTCTTGACGCCTATAACCAGCAGCCATGAGGAATTGCAAACCGCGCTGAGCGCGGGGCCTATTTATGACTGGGCCCTTGCACAGGGGGTTGTCACCGCCGAGGACGATTACTCGGAATCAGCAGTCAAGCGGGCACTCACAAGCTACAACCAGCGTCTTGAAAACTACAGCGCGATGAACAGTGATCTGGATAGCGCTCGCATGGGTGTTATTTCCCGTTCTGAAATGGCGAAGCAAGCGTTAGAGAAAGTGTCTCCAGGTAATGAGAATTTTTTCAGTAAGCGCATCATCTATGCTGAACCAGACTCGTTGATATATAAAACCGTAAAAGCAGTTAAGGCTCTGCATCCACTTGTTCCGGACGGAACCACTGTTGATGGAAAATCCGTCTCAACGGCCGAGCATGCGGTTGGCACCCACTCGATCTTGGATTTGTATATGTCGGGCGTGCTGACCGCAAAGAATGTGGACACCGTGCAATGGAAGTTTGCCAGCGCCGCAGATCGGCTTAAGTTCGAATCGCTAAAGTCTCAGTTGTCAAAGTTAGAGCCTTTAGGCGACGTGTTCGATGACGTGTTCAATGACGGAACCCAACACCTGGAAAAATTCGTCCTTCAGTCGGCCAGGGTCATTATGAGCGACATGCCTCTTGAAGACAGAGTCCGGTTAGAGTTCGGAGAGGTCTTCGTAGTGGGTGCATCCCCCTACCAATTATCGGACGGGAGCAAGCTCTCTCAAGCGCAGGCTCAACAAAAAATGGGGCCTCTAATATATGCCAAGGACACTTCAGGCGATCAGTGCTATGAAATGCTTCCCTCAGGAGAGGGCTACGTCCTGCGTCCAGAGTACTTGCCGGCGATGAGAGCCCTGGCCGACCATGATAAGAAGTGGGTGCGCGTCTATAAAAATAGCTATCCGGAGTTGCCGGCTGACCTCGACATCTTGAGCTACTTTCCTGCAGATAAACAAGATCGAAGCGAATCCAACCAGGTGCCGAACACCTTTTCATCCAAGAGAACCGATGAACTCATTAAGACCTTCAAGGAAAATCAGTTATTCCTGAATCGTAAGTTGATGTTGGAAAGCGCCAGGGGGGTAACAACGAATGAGGCCATTCAGAAGCGATTTGAAGCAGCCGAATCATTTATTATCAATACGATAATTCCTTTCAAATCCAATATTGAAGACCTCGCGTCAGGCGATCCCAAACGCATGGCGATGGGGGCAATCGGACTCGGGTTGGAAATTTTCGGGGCGTTGTTTGTAGTAGCCGGTGCTGTCGGTGCAGCCGCAAAAGCTGCCACGACAGCGGCAAAACTTGCGCAGTATGGTAGGGCCGCCCTCTCGATGTTCAATTTACCGGGTGCTGTTATAGACACGAGTAAAGCGTTGTACCGTCTCACATCTATCGGGGTTAGAAGCATAGGCACGCATGCGCCTAAAGCCTTGGCTAAAGGTGTTTCCAATTTCCGGTCGTTGGCGTCTAGTGCGGGTAAGAGTAATCATGGGTACTTCAGGAATTCATTTAAACCCTGGACAACCAATGATACGGTAGGGCTGCTGTCTAACACAGGGTTGATAAATACCGGAATCGGAACTGAGGCGTACGTCCAACAACCCCCACGTGTTCCTTCGCAAGGTACTGCTGTAACCGTTTGAACTCCATGAGTTGCTTGTAATGTTTCGAGCACGGATGCTCAACAGTCTTTATTTTTTTTATGCATACACCACGCACTGCTGCGTTGGATTTTTATTCGAAAGAATCACATAAAAGCTTTCAAAAAAAACCCCGTGACCGAATGGACCACGGGGCAAAAAATTGGCTGGATGCGACCAACCAAAGGAGCTCTTTACATCACTTGGCGCTGGCGACCACCGTGTCCGGCTGCCAGCCACCACCGAGTGCCTTGTAGATCGCAACAATGCCGCGATACAGGTCTACTTCGGCTTGGGCCTGGGAGTCTTCGGCGGCCAAACGTTCACGCTGGGCGTCGAGCAATACCAGGAAGTCCACAGTGCCCTCGCGGTAGCGGATTGCGGCCAGGTCGGCGGCGGCGCGGCTGGATTCGCTTTGGCGGATCAGCGATACCAAACGCTGCTGGCGCTTGCCGTAGTCACTGAAGGCGTTTTCGGACTCTTCCAGCGCCAACAGCACTTGCTGCTCGTAGGTTGCCAGGGCGCCATCCGCCTCGGCATCGGCGCCACGCAAACGGGCGCGCACGCTGCCCAGGTCAAACGCGGCCCAGGTGATGCTCGGGCCAAGGGCCCAGGCATTGGCGGCGGACGAGCCGATCTGCGAACCGCGCCCGGCGGTGAAGCCGAGGAAGCCGCTGAGGCTGACCCGTGGGAACAGGTCGGCCTTTGCCACGCCGATGCGCGCGGTGGCGGCGGCCAGTTTGCGTTCGGCGCTGAGGATGTCCGGGCGACGTTGCAGCAGTTGCCCCGGGTCGCCAATCGGCAACGCCTTAGCGATCGCCGGCAGGTCTTTCGGCCCCAGGTCGACGGTCAGCTTGTCGGGACGCTGGCCGAGGAGGGTGGCGATGCGGTTACGCTCACGGACTTGTTCGGCTTGCAGTTGCGGCACGCTGGCTTCGACTGCCGCGAGGCGTGCGTCGGCACGCTCCACGTCGAGTTGGTCGCCCACACCGGCATCCCGCAGGCTGACCGTGATGGTGCGCGATTCCTGCTGGTTCTTCAGGTTGTCCAGGGCAATGCGTTCACGCAGTTGCGCGCCCCGCAATTGGCCGTAGGCGTCCACCAGTTCGGCAATCATGGTGACTTGCAGTTGGTACAAGTCAGCCTCGGCAGCCTGCTGGTCGGCGTCGGTGGCTTCCAGGTTGCGCTGGATGCGGCCGAACAGGTCCAGCTCCCAGGCCATGTCCAGGCCGAGGTCGTAACGCTCGGTCTTGACGCGGCTAGTGGTCTGGCCTGGGATCTGGCCTTTGCCTTGGTCACTGCTGACCCGGCTGGTGATGGTCGGCATGGCGTCATTGCTGGCGTCATCGCGGATCGCACGGGCCGCCCGCAGGCGGGCAAAAGCGACGCGCAGATCACGGTTACCTTGCAGCGATTGGGTCACCAACTGGTTGAGGGTCGGGTCCTCGAACTGCTGCCACCAGATGCCTTCGAACTTGGCATGGTCATACTTCTTGGCATCGGCAGCGGCCGTGATGTTGGCCGCCTCCGGGGTTTGGGTCTTGTAGTCCGGGCCTACGGCACAGGCGCTCAGCGCCAGTACCAGCAAGCTCGGCAGGAATACTTTCACGCTCATTGCTGTGTCTCCAGCTTCAAGGCCTTGGCCGCTTTGCGCGCTTCGCTGCGCTCCACATAGCGACGGATCAGTACGTAGAACACTGGCGTCAGCAACAGACCGAAGAAGGTCACACCGATCATCCCGGAGAACACCGCCACGCCCATGGCATGACGCATCTCGGCACCCGCACCGCTGGACAACACCAGTGGCACCACACCCATGATGAAGGCGAACGAGGTCATCAGGATCGGCCGCAGACGCAGACGGCAGGCTTCCAGTACCGCAGCGAGCGGGTCGAGGCCTTCTGCCTGTTTATCCTTGGCGAACTCGACGATCAGAATCGCGTTCTTACACGCCAGGCCCACCAGTACGATCAAGCCGATCTGGGTGAAGATGTTGTTGTCGCCGCCCGAGATGATCACCCCGGTAATCGCCGACAGCAGCGTCATCGGTACGATCAGGATCACCGCCAATGGCAGGCTCCAGCTTTCGTATTGGGCGGCCAGTACCAGGAACGCCAGCAGTACGCAGAGCGGGAACACGAACAGTGCGGTGTTGCCCGAGAGGATTTGCTGATAAGTCAGGTCGGTCCACTCGTAGGTCATGCCGTTGGGCAGTTCCTCTTTCAGCAGTTTCTCGATCGCCGCTTCAGCCTGGCCAGAGCTGTAGCCGGGTGCAGCGTTGCCGTTGATTTCAGCGGTGATAAAGCCGTTGTAGTGCATCACGCGGTCCGGCCCGGAGGTGTCGCTGACCTTGATGAAGGTCGCCAGCGGGATCATCTCGCCTTTGTTGTTGCGCACTTTCAGCTGGCCGATCTGGTCTTCGTCCAGGCGGAACTGCTGCTCAGCCTGCACGTTGACCTGGTAGGTGCGGCCGAAGCGGTTGAAGTCGTTGGCATACAACGAGCCCAGGTAGATCTGCAGGGTGTCGAAGATGTCGCTGATCGCCACGCCGTGGGTCTTGGCCTTTTCGCGGTCGATGGCAGCATCGACCTGGGGTACGTTGACCGTGTAGCTGGTGAACAGGCCGAACAGTTCCGGCGTGGTGCGGCTCTTGGTGATGATGTTCTGCACTTCTTTGTACAGCTCGTCGTAACCCAGGTTGCCGCGGTCTTCGATCTGCAGGCGGAAACCACCAATCGTGCCCAGGCCCTGTACCGGCGGCGGTGGGAAGATCGCCATGTAGGCTTCCTGGATGCTGCTGTACTTGCCATTCAAGGCACCGGCAATCGCACCGGCGGACATGCTCGGGTCCTTACGCTCGTCGAACGGTTTCAAGGTCACGAACACGATGCCGCTGTTCGGGCTGTTGGTGAAACCGTTGATCGACAGGCCCGGGAACGCTACGGCGCTTTCCACGCCTGGTTGTTTCAGGGCGATGTCGGACATGCGCTTGATCACGTCTTCGGTGCGATCCAGGCTCGCGGCGTCCGGCAATTGGGCGAAGGCCACCAGGTATTGCTTGTCCTGGGCCGGTACGAAACCGGTCGGCGTGTGGGCAAAGCCCAGCCAGGTCAGGACCATCAGGCCGGCGTACAGGAACAGCGCGATACCACTGCCACGGATCACGCGGCGCACGGTGCCGACATAACCATGACTGGCCTTGTCAAAGAAGCGGTTGAACGGTTTGAACAACCAGCCGCCCAGCAACTTGTCGAGGAACTTGGAGAAACCATCCTTCGGCGCGTTGTGGCCCTTGAGCAATACGGCAGCCAGGGCAGGGGACAGGGTCAGTGAGTTGAACGCCGAGATCACCGTGGAGATCGCAATGGTCAAGGCGAACTGCTTATAGAACTGCCCGGTCAAGCCGCTGATGAAGGCCGCAGGTACGAACACCGCACACAACACCAACGCGGTGGCGATGATCGGGCCGGTCACTTCGCTCATGGCCTTTTCAGTAGCCGGGAACGGTTCCAGGCCCAGTTCGATGTTCCGTTCGACGTTCTCCACCACCACGATGGCGTCGTCCACCACGATACCGATGGCCAGTACCAATCCGAACAAGGACAACGCGTTGAGCGAGAAGCCAAACAGGTGCATTACCGCAAACGTACCGATCAACGATACCGGTACCGCCACCAACGGAATGATCGAGGCGCGCCAGGTCTGCAGGAACAGGATCACCACCAATACCACCAGGATCAGCGCTTCGAACAGCGTGTGCACCACCGCTTCGATGGAGCCGCGCACGAAGATGGTCGGGTCATAGACGATGCTGTAGTCCATGCCTTGCGGGAAGCTCTTTTTCAGCTCCTCCATCTTGCCGCGTACTTCGTTGGAGATCTCGATGGCGTTGGAGCCAGGGCGCTGGAAGATCGGAATCGCCACGGCCGGCTGGTTGTTGAGCAACGAACGCAGGGCGTATTGGCTGGAGCCCAGCTCCACCCGTGCGATGTCTTTGAGGCGGGTGATTTCACCGTGATCGCCGGAGCGAATAATGATGTTCTCGAACTCTTCCTCGGTCACCAGGCGACCTTGGGTGTTCACCGACAACTGGAACGCAGTGGCGGTCGGTGCTGGTTGCGCACCCAGGGCACCGGCGGCGACTTGACGGTTCTGCTCACGGATTGCCGTCACCACGTCAGTGGCCGTCAGGTTGCGCGAAGCGGTCTTGTTCGGGTCCAACCATACACGCAACGAGTAGTCGCCCATGCCGAACAGTTGCACGTCACCCACACCGCCCAGACGCGCCAACTCATCCTTCACATTGAGCAAGGCATAGTTGGACAGGTACAGCATGTCGTAGCGCTGATCCGGGGAGGTCAAGTGCACCACCATGGTCAGGTCGGGGGAGGCCTTGTCCACGGTGATACCGATGCGTGTCACTTCCTCAGGCAGTTTCGGCTGAGTCCGGGTCACGCGGTTTTGCACTTGCACCTGCGCGTTGTCCAGGTCGGTGCCCAGGGCGAAGGTGATGGTCAGGGTGAGCTTGCCGTCGGCGGTCGACTGCGAGGACATGTACAACATGTTCTCGACGCCGGTGATCGCCTGCTCCAGCGGCGCGGCCACGGTTTCACCGATGACTTTAGGGTTGGCGCCCGGGAAGTTGGCACGTACCACGACGGTCGGCGGCACCACTTCCGGGTATTCGCTGATCGGCAATTGGAACAGCGAGATCGCGCCGGCGATCAGGATCAGCAGCGAAAGCACCGCTGCGAAGATCGGCCGCGAAATGAAGAACTTGGAAAAATTCATCTTGAGTCGTATCCCTTAACCGCGTGGAGTCGCAGCGCTGGCAAGTTTGGGCGCGGCTTTATCCGGCGCCACTTGTTCCAGGTTGCTGGCTTCAAGCGCTTGTCGTTGTTGGGCCAAGGCGGCGAGGGTTTCCTTGCTGGCCATCGGAATGGTTTCCGGGGCGACCGGCGAGCCAGGGCGCACGCGCTGCAGGCCCTTGACGATAATGGTGTCGTCCTTGTTCAGGCCGCTGCGCACGATGCGCAAGCCTTCGATCTTCGGCCCCAGTTCCACCGCGCGATAGGCCGGCTTGTCGCCGTCCATCACCAGCACAAACTTCTTGCCCAGGTCGGTGCCGACAGCTTCGTCGTTGATCAACACGGCGGAGTAGGTGCCGCTGCCGACCAGCTTCAGGCGTGCATACAGCCCAGGGGTGTATTCGCCCTTGCTGTTGTCGAACACGGCGCGACCACGGATGGTGCCGGTGGCTGGGTTGACCTGGTTGTCGACAAAGTTCATCTGGCCCAGGTGCGGGTTGCCGGTCTCGTTGGACAGGCCCAGGTAAACCGGAGTGGTCGCACCACGACGGCCTTGTCGGGCCAGTTCGGTGTACTTGAGGAACACACGCTCATCGGCGTCGAAGTAGGCGTAGACCTTGTCGGTGGAGACCACGCTGGTCAGCGCGGTGACGTCGGCGGTCACCAGGTTGCCGGCGGTGATTTCAGCACGGCTGACACGGCCGCTGATCGGCGCGGTCACGCGGGTAAAGCTCAGATTCAGCTTGGCCAGATCCAACTGCGCCTGGATCCCGGCGACGGCGGCGCGGGCTTCCTGGGCGGACGTGGTGCGCGAGTCGGCCAGTTCGGCGGAGATCGCATTGCTCTGGCGCAGGCGCTCGCCACGTTGCGCTTCGTTATCGCTGCGGGTTGCCGCGGCGCGGGTTTGTTGCAACTGGGCTTCAAGGCGGCGCACTTCAGCCTGGAACGGACGCGGGTCGATCTGGAACAGCAGGTCGCCTTTCTTCACCAGGGCGCCTTCGGTGAAGGCCACCTGATCGATCTGGCCGGACACGCGCGGACGGATCTGCACGGTTTCCGGGGCTTCCAAACGACCGGTGAACTCATCCCACTCGTTGACCGGTTGTTCCAGCACCTTGGCCACGCTGACTTTGGCAGCTGGCATGGCGGCCGCTTGTTCCGGGCTCTTGCCGCACGCGCTCATCACGACCACGGCCAAAATCGCCAGAGGGAAGCGCAAATGTTTGAGTGACTGTTCCATGAGGTGCATCCGCCAATGTATTTGAGATGGGCGGATCATGCGCGGCGATGTGCTATGTCACGAATCGAATGAAGCAAAGGTAACTATCATTCGGAATGATATAAGCGAGCGATTAGCCCTCTAGCATGGGGGTTTCGTTAGGGGGCTATCAATGAGCTTAATGGCAAAGGACTGTTGCTGAGCATGCAAGGAACCTGAGTCGCTTCATGCGGGTCTCGAAACCTGCCCTTCGTTATCGGGGCGGCGGGTAGCTTGTACGCCCTCCCGATACCAACAGGACTGGCCCACCGGCATCGGACTTAAAATTGACTCCCAAGGCGATTCCTTGCACATCGTCGGCTGCTGCTTTCGCAACTCAAAGTGACATGCGGTGTAATAGGGACAGCGCCTGCGAACAGGGTCAACGTGTTCTTTAACGGCTTGGGTGTCCATAAAGCCATCCTCACTCAGATGCAACTTCATATAATGAAATGCCGCATGAAGTTTGTGACTGCCAAAGCTGCGTTCATCAGTCATGTCTTGGGGGTTGCCATAAAAGACGATCTTATCGCGACATGGCTGATCAAGGTCTCCGTGGCCCTCCGCTAGGATTCTGCAGCACGTCAGGTCCGCGATGATTCGGCCCAATGTTGTCGCGCGAGTTTCTTCCGACGTCGATTTCAGGTGGTCGAGCGCATCCAGCTCGAAAAAGGGCGTGGCGCGCCGATTGTGCAGATTCCTTTCCATTAGAGAGGCTATATATTTGACTGCACTCGCCATTTCCTCATGCTTGGGGAAGTAACCCTCCATTGTGGTGGCGAGGTTTTGGATCTGAGTGATATTGGCGTCCAGAATTTTGACCTGATAGTCCGCCAATGCGTTTCGCCTGACTGACGGGTCGATTTTACCCAGACTAGACATCAACTTGAAAAATACTTGGGGTGCGTCACTGCTCTGTAGAGCCGTTATTGCACAGGCAATAACGTCATCCCTGGAGATGTTAGGAACAAGGTAGCGAGACAATTTGTAGATGAGTTGGTAAGGCGCGATAGGAGGGGTGGGTGGGCAATCCTTGAATATCGCCATATAGCGCTCTTCACATAGATAGGCTAAACCTTCGATAATCTCAAGCGCACCTATTTCAGCCGCATAGGCCACAGGCTCTGATCCTAGGATCACGTCACATTTAATGACGGTGCCTTTTTCTGAGTGATCATCCATGCTTTGCAGAAGAGGTTCGTCAACCGTCCTCGCGCTGACAACCTGAAAGTCGTTACGCGATCGCGTCAACTCCACGGGATTGCTTCGGGGTCTGCGGCCATTTTGAAACAGCGAGTAGTTGCGCCGAACTGCCTTGGCATGGTTCAAACTAAGGGTATCGAGTGGCGTCGATATCCCGGTAGCGTCGAGTTTCCAGCGGAAATCAGACCAGAGAATAATCATTGCGGTAAAACAATACATTCCGTTGATCGTCGAGGTGTTGTGGGTGTAATGAAGCCACTCATGCAAGAGAAAACAGTTTAATTTTGGATTTTCCAAGTCCAATTGGGCTCCCGCTCCTATGATGTTCGCCAGTTCGTTGGGCAGCGAAATCAGCATGAAATCCGGCGCATAGATAGGAGTAATTTTCACATTTAAGTCCGTCAAGTGTCTTCAATTTAAGGCCTTCACGGCTTTGTAGCTGATTCAATCATGGTTTTCCTCTTGTGAGACGAGTTTATTGCGATGTCGCAGTTGAAAATGGGTGATCATGCCGCCGTCGCCGTCACCTGCCGACCAGGAATGGCCGCAATCAATTCCCGCGTGTAGTCACTCGCCGGCTGATTGAATATCCGCTCCACCGAGCCTTGTTCAATCACCCGGCCATTGCGCAGCACCAGCACTTCATGGGCGAAGTTGGCCACCACCGACAGGTCGTGGGACACCAGCACATAGGCAATGCCCATCTCCCGTTGCAGCTCTTCCAAAAGATCAAGAATGTGCGCCTGCACCGACACATCCAGCGCGCTGACCGGCTCGTCCAGCAGCAACAGGTCCGGTTTCAACGCCAGTGCCCTGGCGATGGCGACGCGTTGGCATTGGCCGCCGGACAATTCGCGCGGCAGCCGGTCCAGGTAGCTGACGGGCAAGTGCACGCGACTGATCAATTCCCGCGCGGCCTGTTCCAGGGCCGGGCCCTTTAGCACGCCGAATGACACCAGCGGCTCGACAATGCTGTCGAACACGGTAAAGCGTGGGTCGAGGGCGGCAAACGGGTTTTGCTGCACCAGTTGCAGGCGCTGGCGCAGCGGGCGGAAGTCGCGCCAGCTCAAGTCGGTGACGTCCCGTTGCTCGAACCAGACCCGACCCTGTGTGGGTTTTTCCAGGCCGAGGGCGATACGCAGCGCGGTGCTCTTGCCCGATCCGGACTCGCCCACGATGGCCAGGGTCTGGCCGGGAAAGACCTGCAGGTTGAGGTCTTCGAGGGCAACGAACGTCGAATCCTCCCCCTTGACCTTGGGCAGCGCAAACGTCTTGCCCACATTGTGCAGGCTCAGTATCGGTGGTTGCGCCGGGTCAATGCGCACCAAGGGCTCACGGCGCTTGGCAAACGCGGGCGCGGCGGCAATCAGCGCGCGGGTGTAGTCGTGTTGCGGCGCGCTGAGGATCTGGCGTGGCGGCCCCTGCTCGACAAGTTCGCCTTGCTGCATCACCAGGATCCGATC carries:
- a CDS encoding efflux transporter outer membrane subunit, whose protein sequence is MSVKVFLPSLLVLALSACAVGPDYKTQTPEAANITAAADAKKYDHAKFEGIWWQQFEDPTLNQLVTQSLQGNRDLRVAFARLRAARAIRDDASNDAMPTITSRVSSDQGKGQIPGQTTSRVKTERYDLGLDMAWELDLFGRIQRNLEATDADQQAAEADLYQLQVTMIAELVDAYGQLRGAQLRERIALDNLKNQQESRTITVSLRDAGVGDQLDVERADARLAAVEASVPQLQAEQVRERNRIATLLGQRPDKLTVDLGPKDLPAIAKALPIGDPGQLLQRRPDILSAERKLAAATARIGVAKADLFPRVSLSGFLGFTAGRGSQIGSSAANAWALGPSITWAAFDLGSVRARLRGADAEADGALATYEQQVLLALEESENAFSDYGKRQQRLVSLIRQSESSRAAADLAAIRYREGTVDFLVLLDAQRERLAAEDSQAQAEVDLYRGIVAIYKALGGGWQPDTVVASAK
- a CDS encoding efflux RND transporter permease subunit gives rise to the protein MNFSKFFISRPIFAAVLSLLILIAGAISLFQLPISEYPEVVPPTVVVRANFPGANPKVIGETVAAPLEQAITGVENMLYMSSQSTADGKLTLTITFALGTDLDNAQVQVQNRVTRTQPKLPEEVTRIGITVDKASPDLTMVVHLTSPDQRYDMLYLSNYALLNVKDELARLGGVGDVQLFGMGDYSLRVWLDPNKTASRNLTATDVVTAIREQNRQVAAGALGAQPAPTATAFQLSVNTQGRLVTEEEFENIIIRSGDHGEITRLKDIARVELGSSQYALRSLLNNQPAVAIPIFQRPGSNAIEISNEVRGKMEELKKSFPQGMDYSIVYDPTIFVRGSIEAVVHTLFEALILVVLVVILFLQTWRASIIPLVAVPVSLIGTFAVMHLFGFSLNALSLFGLVLAIGIVVDDAIVVVENVERNIELGLEPFPATEKAMSEVTGPIIATALVLCAVFVPAAFISGLTGQFYKQFALTIAISTVISAFNSLTLSPALAAVLLKGHNAPKDGFSKFLDKLLGGWLFKPFNRFFDKASHGYVGTVRRVIRGSGIALFLYAGLMVLTWLGFAHTPTGFVPAQDKQYLVAFAQLPDAASLDRTEDVIKRMSDIALKQPGVESAVAFPGLSINGFTNSPNSGIVFVTLKPFDERKDPSMSAGAIAGALNGKYSSIQEAYMAIFPPPPVQGLGTIGGFRLQIEDRGNLGYDELYKEVQNIITKSRTTPELFGLFTSYTVNVPQVDAAIDREKAKTHGVAISDIFDTLQIYLGSLYANDFNRFGRTYQVNVQAEQQFRLDEDQIGQLKVRNNKGEMIPLATFIKVSDTSGPDRVMHYNGFITAEINGNAAPGYSSGQAEAAIEKLLKEELPNGMTYEWTDLTYQQILSGNTALFVFPLCVLLAFLVLAAQYESWSLPLAVILIVPMTLLSAITGVIISGGDNNIFTQIGLIVLVGLACKNAILIVEFAKDKQAEGLDPLAAVLEACRLRLRPILMTSFAFIMGVVPLVLSSGAGAEMRHAMGVAVFSGMIGVTFFGLLLTPVFYVLIRRYVERSEARKAAKALKLETQQ
- the mexE gene encoding multidrug efflux RND transporter periplasmic adaptor subunit MexE, yielding MEQSLKHLRFPLAILAVVVMSACGKSPEQAAAMPAAKVSVAKVLEQPVNEWDEFTGRLEAPETVQIRPRVSGQIDQVAFTEGALVKKGDLLFQIDPRPFQAEVRRLEAQLQQTRAAATRSDNEAQRGERLRQSNAISAELADSRTTSAQEARAAVAGIQAQLDLAKLNLSFTRVTAPISGRVSRAEITAGNLVTADVTALTSVVSTDKVYAYFDADERVFLKYTELARQGRRGATTPVYLGLSNETGNPHLGQMNFVDNQVNPATGTIRGRAVFDNSKGEYTPGLYARLKLVGSGTYSAVLINDEAVGTDLGKKFVLVMDGDKPAYRAVELGPKIEGLRIVRSGLNKDDTIIVKGLQRVRPGSPVAPETIPMASKETLAALAQQRQALEASNLEQVAPDKAAPKLASAATPRG
- a CDS encoding dipeptide ABC transporter ATP-binding protein codes for the protein MNALVDVRQLSVSYRSGGHVNQAVRTLSFAIAHGETVAIVGESGSGKSTLANAILGLLPDNAQISTGQLWVDGNDLTHANERQKRSLRGRTVGLVPQDPMVSLNPTLRVGQQIAEAPILAKGKRYPAVDADIVELLQQVGIDKPLLRARQYPHELSGGMRQRVLIAIALAGNPRLIIADEPTSALDVTVQRKILDHLQRLVSERGISLLIITHDLGVAADRADRILVMQQGELVEQGPPRQILSAPQHDYTRALIAAAPAFAKRREPLVRIDPAQPPILSLHNVGKTFALPKVKGEDSTFVALEDLNLQVFPGQTLAIVGESGSGKSTALRIALGLEKPTQGRVWFEQRDVTDLSWRDFRPLRQRLQLVQQNPFAALDPRFTVFDSIVEPLVSFGVLKGPALEQAARELISRVHLPVSYLDRLPRELSGGQCQRVAIARALALKPDLLLLDEPVSALDVSVQAHILDLLEELQREMGIAYVLVSHDLSVVANFAHEVLVLRNGRVIEQGSVERIFNQPASDYTRELIAAIPGRQVTATAA